A genomic segment from Barrientosiimonas humi encodes:
- a CDS encoding PHP domain-containing protein has product MRIDLHTHSFASDGTESPGDLVRAAATAGLDAVALTDHDTTQGWAEAARAAREAGIALVPGIEVSTRTDDGISVHVLGYLFDPAEPALLAELDASRESRVGRARTMVDRLAQDYPITWDDVLAQASEGATIGRPHIADALVANGVVPDRSAAFADLLHSRSRYHVPHYAPHPVEAVRLLRRAGGVAVMAHPFAAQRGRVVADPVVEEMAAAGLAGLEANHRDHDEPARSHALDLANRLGLLVTGSSDYHGTGKPNRLGENLTEPAVLEQIEALASSGTSIVRP; this is encoded by the coding sequence ATGCGGATCGACCTGCACACCCACAGCTTCGCCAGCGACGGCACCGAGAGCCCCGGTGACCTCGTGCGGGCGGCCGCGACGGCGGGGCTGGACGCCGTGGCCCTGACCGATCACGACACCACCCAGGGCTGGGCCGAGGCCGCGCGCGCCGCCCGCGAGGCCGGCATCGCGCTCGTGCCGGGCATCGAGGTCAGCACCCGCACCGACGACGGCATCAGCGTGCACGTGCTCGGCTACCTGTTCGACCCGGCCGAGCCGGCCCTGCTCGCCGAGCTCGATGCCTCGCGCGAGTCGCGCGTCGGCCGGGCGCGCACGATGGTCGACCGGCTGGCGCAGGACTACCCGATCACCTGGGACGACGTGCTCGCCCAGGCCAGCGAGGGCGCCACGATCGGCCGTCCGCACATCGCCGACGCCCTCGTGGCGAACGGGGTCGTGCCCGACCGGTCGGCCGCGTTCGCCGACCTGCTGCACTCCCGGTCGCGCTACCACGTGCCGCACTACGCGCCGCACCCCGTCGAGGCCGTACGCCTGCTGCGCCGAGCGGGCGGCGTCGCCGTCATGGCCCATCCGTTCGCGGCCCAGCGCGGACGCGTGGTGGCCGACCCGGTGGTGGAGGAGATGGCGGCCGCGGGTCTCGCGGGGCTGGAGGCGAACCACCGTGACCACGACGAGCCGGCGCGCTCGCACGCCCTCGACCTGGCGAACCGGCTCGGCCTGCTCGTCACCGGCAGCAGCGACTACCACGGCACCGGAAAGCCCAACCGGCTCGGTGAGAACCTCACCGAGCCGGCTGTGCTGGAGCAGATCGAGGCGCTCGCGAGCAGCGGCACCTCGATCGTGCGTCCCTAG
- a CDS encoding DUF4190 domain-containing protein, with product MSNQPPQDQGGQPGDPNYPQGGQQPGGYGSPQGGYGTPPGGGYGSPQDGGYGSPQDGGYGSPQGGSYGGPGQPTYGAPGQPTYGAPGQPTYGAPGYGQPGGYPGQPGYGQPGYGPPTNPQNQKALWSMILGIASIPLMFCCYLGAPMAIAGIVLSFMGKGEIDRSNGVQTNRTMATVGLVTSIIALATALALIAMVASGLADPSFLQELENQE from the coding sequence ATGAGCAACCAACCGCCGCAGGACCAGGGCGGCCAGCCCGGTGACCCGAACTACCCCCAGGGCGGGCAGCAGCCCGGTGGGTACGGCAGCCCCCAGGGCGGCTACGGCACCCCGCCGGGCGGCGGCTACGGGAGCCCGCAGGACGGCGGCTACGGGAGCCCGCAGGACGGCGGCTACGGGAGCCCGCAGGGCGGCAGCTACGGCGGACCCGGGCAGCCGACGTACGGCGCCCCCGGGCAGCCGACGTACGGCGCCCCCGGGCAGCCGACGTACGGCGCCCCGGGCTACGGCCAGCCCGGTGGCTACCCCGGCCAGCCGGGGTACGGCCAGCCCGGCTACGGCCCGCCGACGAACCCGCAGAACCAGAAGGCGCTGTGGTCGATGATCCTCGGCATCGCGAGCATCCCGCTGATGTTCTGCTGCTACCTCGGGGCACCGATGGCCATCGCCGGGATCGTGCTCAGCTTCATGGGCAAGGGCGAGATCGACCGGTCCAACGGCGTCCAGACCAACCGCACCATGGCGACGGTCGGCCTGGTCACGAGCATTATCGCGCTGGCCACGGCCCTGGCCCTCATCGCCATGGTGGCGAGCGGCCTCGCCGACCCGTCCTTCTTGCAGGAGCTGGAGAACCAGGAGTAG